Within the Bacillus sp. FSL K6-3431 genome, the region AACTTACTCACGACAGCAAAAACATGAGTCTCCCTTTCAATATAAAACAAGTCTTCCTCTAAACAATGTTTTATTTTGTTGATTATTTCACGTATCCACTCTTCAGGTGGTTTGCTCTTTATGATCATGATATTTTCCCCTGCACTTAGTGGAAGCCATTTTATTTTCAATATACATTTTTGTTCATATTGATTAAAGACATCATGTATCTCCTGCTCTACTAAGCTTTCAATATCTTTTATATTTGTTACAAAAAATTTTACAATAAAAAATGGAAATGGTAGCAATACTTGCTCATAATAACTGCTTTCCTCTCGTACCTTCGATTTCAATTTACTATAAAATAGCGTAGCTTTCTCTTTTCTCTTTCTTTCAAAAAATGACTTTTCCCTTTCAAACGCATCTTTTGCCTTTGTTAATGCTCTCTCTAGCTCATGATCATCCACAGCTACTTTTAACAAATAATCAACTGCTCCTAATTTCAATGCATCTTGGACTAAGTGGAACTCACTATACGTTGTTAAAATAATGACCTGTGCATAGGGATGTATGTTTTTAAATCTTTGAATGAACTGTAATCCATTCATCTTAGGCATATAAATATCTGTAATAACAATATCTGGCTTATATTTAGTGCAGTATTCCAATGCCTCTTCTCCATTTTCTGCCTCATCCATCAACCTTACTCCATAAGAACTCCAATCATACATTCTCAATTCTTCTCTAATAGGTAGCTCGTCATCTACGATTAGTATCGAATATTCCTTTTCTATCAATTCTAGTCCCCCTCCAGATAGAGATGCAATTTACCTGCATTTTATAAAACGCTTACATGAATTAAATTTTCTATTATCTAGCTTTCTTTCAGAATTCAAAGTTTTAGTTGTATGCCATTCTTGTTTACGAACTTCTATTGTTTGACCAACAATAGAATAATGCTTAATACAGTTAATGATACCTCATATATTAAATGCAAGGTTTGTTTATTTTTTATAAATAGAAAATAGTAGAAGAAGAGAAAGTTATTCTCCATGTACGATTCACCTGAGAATAACCACCGTAACCAAAGTAAGCCCTGAATCCAATATGAAATCAGGGCTTACTTTCATTTAATTTAAAGCTAAAACAATAGCGTGTTCATTCAGTTTCAAATATAAGAAAGAATAAAATTTGGCATGTGTTAATCTTGCCCCAGCGACTAGCAAACTTTCTAATGTGAAATTTGTTTGTAGACGTCTACTACTTCTCTAGATATTCCAAGTTTATAACCTTCTGAAATGTGGCGGATGCGCTTCTTTTCATCGAGAACATAAACGACGGGAAATTCTTTTCCTAATACTTTAGAAGAAGGTATATCTTTACCAATTACTAAAAGTGCGTCATAAGTAGCCTTTTCCTTAAAGAAAGTAAGGTTGTTTGGAAGGTCGCCAGCTGAATAGATGGAATGAGCAGCATCCCACTTTTCCTCACTAATAAAGCAGTTAATGCTTACATCAAGCGACTCCCATTCTTCCTTCATTTCTCGGAACTCACGTAGTAAATGTTTGGAAGGCTCTCGATCTGGCTCCATCCAGACAAAGATTGTTCCGTTTGTACCAGTATGGTTTGTGACCATCTGGCTTTGTCCTTCAATGGATTCAACTTTGCATTCAAGATTTGCTTTCGCAATAACAGGGACATCAGATTCATATTTTGGAAATTCCAGAGGTACAGTCACTTCTTCCTCAGCCTTCACTTCAAAAAATCGAAGTAAAATAAGAGCTGTTCCATCCTTTAATCGAGTGCTAGTTGTTATACGGTAATGGCCTTTAGGTAATTCCATTTTTTTATAATCTGTTTCGTCAAATTTGTAAAATAGGTTTTGATAAGAGCCTTTTGTAAAGCGGGCAATCGTAAAATTTCTGAAATAGCTGATTGCTTCATCTTGCGTGTCATCTTTTTCCCATAAAACGGTGCCAATTTGATCCGATATTTCAGAAGTATTTATTTCCACTTTTGTTGTACTATCGCTAAACTGTACGTTTTGCCATGTTCCGTCACTGAAATACTGTGGACGTCTATCACTTGGCTCAAGGCGTGCTGGAATACCTATACTTCTTGCTAATGCCACAAATAAAATGTCTCGAGATAGTGGGTCACCCTTTTTCAATTTGAAGCTTCCCGCTGGTGTAGCTGAGCCTCGATAATAATTAATATCTTGAATGACTTCAATTTCATTCTCTATGGTTTCTGCCAACGAAATAGGATTAGTTAGGAACATTTGAATGTTCTCTTCCCCTAACTCTTCATGGAAATAGGCGCGATAGGCTGTAATCATTTCAGTATCAACACGAGGCCGTAAAATATATTTTACAAATATATCATCTTCAAGTACCTTTAGGGTGCTTTCTTTCACTTTCATCGCATATTTCAGATGATCTGCTAAAGTGGGGCAAAACGTGTCAGTAAGGTCTTTATCATTTAACACTTCAAGAAGTCGTAAGCTCCACTCTCCATATACTTTGGAATATCCTTGTAAAAAAGTGGCAATCTCGTGGCTGTTTCCGCGGGCTTTCCTTAATACTTCCCATACTCTTGAAGCGGGTAATAAACATTCACGGGACAATTCTTCTGCATCATGTTCATTTAGGAATGATGCTTCATAATTTGCACGAATAGTTGCCCCTTTCTTTACACGTTTGGTATGAAGTGCTTTTTCCTCCTCCGTAACTTTTATACTTGTATCATCAGGTATGTCTGAAGGTGGAATCATCTTGAACTCTACTTCGGTATCAGAAGGAATTTCCGTAGTTAAAGCGATCGTTATTTCATCGGTTTCCTTTACATTACATTTAGCGAAGCCCCATCCGAGAGAACCAGAAGCGGAAATATAAATATCTCCTAATCCAAGGGTTATATTGACTGTTCCGAGTTCATCTGTTTCCATCATTATAATGGTCCCGAGTGCTCCAAAGTTAAATAATTGGAATTGCAACTTAGCATTAGTCGGTTTTCCTTCACCATCAGTAATCAGGACCTTGATCGTTTTCGTGTCGGCATAGAGGCTCGTTAAGTTAAGCTCTGAATACCAAGGATGTGAAAGTGTTACTTCTTCTGGACCGTTATAATTGGCGTTAATTCGTGTATGAATAAGCATGGCGCGTTTAGCGGGTTTTTGGAACCATCCTTGATTTAATTTTGGCTCAGGCTCACATGCTCCAAAAAAGTGCCATTTGCCATCAGCCCATGCTTCTACCCATGCATGGTTTGAATCGGAATGGGCCCAAAGTGGAGTATATACCTGTCTAGCTGGAATACCGATACTTCTTAAAGCAGTAACAGCAAGGGTTGATTGTTCACCACATCTTCCAAGTGCTGTTCTAATTAGTGTTAGTGGGGAAACAGTTCGGCGGTCGTTTCCAATATAATTCGCTTTCTCATGACACCAGTGATTGGTCTCCAAGATAGCACCTTCCATTGACATATCTTTTACACGCGGATAAATTTCTTCGAAAAGTAGGCCACGAACATCCTCTATATTTTCGTTATTCACTCTGTAAGGAAGAACAAAATCAAGAAAAATGGAAGAAGGAACACGTGCCCCCCATAATACAACGCTTTGAATATGTAAGGATTTTCTTACATGTTCTAAAAACAAAGTACCGTCATAGTCAGCCAAATCATTTAGTGACATATAGGCATATACATATTTTAGTGCTAGTTCTTCGTCTTCTGTTAGTGTTTCATCGAAAATACCAAATAACTCCTTTTCCTTCGCCTTTGCAAGTTCTCTTTTGTATTGAAATTTCTCTTCAACTAGTAATCTTGTATTTTCATCAAGCGAAATGAATTGAGTATTGTTGACCATTTTATGACTCCTCCCATACCTTTCCATCTTCACGAATATAAATTCTCCGATTTCCTTCAGAACTTTGTAGAGATGCAAGGAACGTGCGTGATGTCGTTTCTATCTTAAATTCTTCAGGTAGCTCTCTTTTTAGTTCCTCTCCAACATCAGTGGTAAAAGATCCATGCTCTGAAAAATGTCTTCTTTCCAAATAATAGACTTTACGAAGTTGCCACTTTTTAGATTCGTCCTCTGGTATGGCTAGAAGTTCTTTATCAGGTTTGTCAGTAAAAAATACATAGCCCCATAATTCTGGGTAGTGCATGTTAATAATCCCCATTGGGGACCAAACCCAATTATCTTCAGGAAACGGCTTACCTGTTAATGGATTAATTTTTTTAACATACTTACCATCTTTTACTTCGACCTGCCACTGTACACGTGAGAAGTTTACACGCCAAAATTCTCCTGATTTCGGTGGACGTCCTTCTTTGGCACATTCTTTCAGTATGTTCCACGGCATCGCCACTTCAATACTCCATTTACGGTTATTTTTTTTATTAGAGGGATCATTCAGTTTCCCATCTAGGTATACGGCTGTTTTCATACCATTAATATCCCAGCCATTGACACTTGGTCCACCATCGCGATACGGTTTTACTAATAATAAATCCCAAACTGTGTTAAGAGCATTTATTTCAAATTCATAATAATTGTGAGTGTCACCATCAGGATCAATAAAGATTTCAAAGTCATTATCATGGAAGATAACAGCGTCTCTTTCTGTGAGTGTCGCCCATATTTCATCTTCTATTAACTCAGCACCGAAATAAAAGTACTCATCGTCCCATAACATTTTTACCCTAGTTTGTTTAGTAGGTATCGGCTTAGCATTGCCTTCAATATCGACGAAATTTTCACTCCAAGGGGCTTTTTCCCAAAATAGTTTGTCAAGCCTTCCATTTAGGTTTGGCTTATCGTTTGTTTTTTGGCAAAGATAACGGTTCGGTGAATATGTAGAAATAGTTGGTTCAGGTATCGCATTTTTCATTTTCATCACTTCCTTTAAATTAAATGTTTTAGGAATTACATAAGTTACATATATCATAACGGATATAGAAAATAATGACTTTGATGGAAAATTTCTTTTGAAACCGCTTCCTATATGGTATAACATAGTTTAGGATAAATGAAGACAATATGCAAAAGGGAGAGTTCAAATGGAGAAAAAATATAAAGTAGTGGGGTATGCTGGAGACGGCTCTTTGCCTAGTATACGTACGGAAGATGCTTTGAAATTAACTCATTTAAATGTAGCATTTGGCCATGTAAGAAATGATGAAATTCGAATAGATCATTTGAAGAATTTAGATAGACTAGAAGAATTAAAGAAAGTAAATCCTCAGCTCTCTATATTACTTTCTATTGGTGGATGGAGTGCTGGAGGTTTCTCAGAAGCGGCTTCCACTCCAGAAGGAAGAAAGCTGATGGCAGAGAGTGCTGTCAAAATATTAAAGGATCACCCCTTTGATGGAATTGATCTCGATTGGGAATATCCTTGCTATGGTGAAGCAGGCATTCATTCCTCACCATCTGATAAAGAAAACTTTACATACCTTTTGAAAGAAATTAGAGTGGCATTGGATGGCCTTGGTAAGGAAACAGGTAAATATTATCTTCTAACGATAGCAGCAGGTGCAGATCAGTATTATATTGATGGAACCGAGATGAATGAGGTTCAAAAGTATTTAGATTATGTTCAGCTGATGACATACGATATGCGTGGGGGATTCCAAACATTAACAGGACATCATACTAATCTATATACGCCAACGGGAGACCTTTTCAGAATTAGTGTAAATCAATCTGTTAACTTATTCATTCAGGCTGGTGTTCCACGTGAGAAGCTCGTGATAGGGGCTGCATTTTATTCTCGGATGTGGAAGGATGTTCCTGATAAAAATAACGGAGTACATCAAATGACTGCAGGATCAGGAGGATATGGACCAGATTATTCTCAACTCGCAGCTAATTATATCAACGTTAATGGATTTACCCGTTTTTGGGATGACGAAGCGAAAGCACCTTATCTTTTTGATGGTAGTACTTTCATTACCTATGATGACGAAGAATCGATCCAACATAAATGTGAATATGTAAGTAAAGAAGAACTTGGCGGAATTATGTTCTGGGAATATAAATGCGACAATACTTACAGTCTCTTAGATGCCATGCATAAGTCACTAAACTAAATTCAAATACTGAGCTATTTTTGAATAAGTACAAAAAAGTTTCAACATTCCTTGATCTTCAACAATCGACTGTTTTAATTGAACAAACAGCAAAAAGGATCTTCAATCGAGGATCCTTTTTCTTTGCCTATAATATAGCACTCTTCGAATGTTAGAGAGCGTTAACTCACAAGTTATAATAAAGGAGTCAACAAAATGAGGTGTTAGACCTTTGTGGTGGGTAATTTCATTACTGATTTTCCGAACGACAAAGCCCATTACAGTGCACAGCACCCCCTTCATAACCCATTAGTTAGATTGGTTGATAAATGAAAGGAGTTCAGTTCATTTTGGCTTCGTGAAGGCATAGATAAATCAAGGAGTTAGCTACCACTCCATATTTCACCATATGAACGTCTCGGGCGCATGAGTTCCCAAGCCTGTAACCATTTCTATACGGGTGGTGTTATTGCGGTTAGTAACAGAAAAAGCTAATCCATTGTTCTTTAAAGCCACATTGTTTGTCATTTTAACTATGAGTGTTAACATTTAAGAGATCCTATTAAACTGAAAGGACTGAAAATAATGAATGTATTTGTAGTTGGAGCAAATGGTCAAATAGGCAAACACGTTATAAGATTGATTCAAGATAAAAATAAGCATACCGCTGTGGCCATGGTTCGAAAAGAGGAACAAATGGCGCAGTTTAAAGAGCAGGGGGCAAAGACAGTGCTCCTTGACCTAGAAAGTAGCATTGATGATATCGCCGACGCAATGAAAGGTGCAGATGCTGTTGTATTTACAGCAGGTTCTGGTGGACATACTGGTGCCGATAAAACAATGATGATTGATTTGGACGGAGCTATTAAAACGATGGAAGCAGCCAAGCAAGCTCATGTGAAGCGTTTCGTCATTATTAGTGCAATTGGTGTTCATCAACGTGACAAATGGATGAGCAGTGCTCCGTACTACAGTGCAGCTAAGCATTACGCAGATGTTTGGCTAGAAAATAGCGGTCTTGATTATACGATTATCCGTCCAGGAGGACTTACCAACAATAAGGGAACCGGGAAAGTAAAAGTAGCAATTAACCTTGAGCGCGGGGAAATTTCTCGTGAAGATGTCGCTTCAGCTATTGTCGCTGCATTGGACAATGATCATACGATCGGCAAAGCCTTTGATATGATTGGTGGGGTAATACCAATCGAAGAAGCGCTAAAAACAATATAAGAAAAACCCGCAGGAATACCAGATCTCCATCCCTTGGGTCCCTATAGTGTACACCCAGCACGGGCGAACACTATAGGGTGGTTATCATAACAACACCAAACATTTCAATTAACCCTGTAAAAATCAAAGAAACCCATGCCATTAGGACTCAGCTCCTTCCTCACTTTCCTCTTGATAAGGTCAGCAAGACAGAAAGGAGCATACTACATGTGGCTTCCTTTTTGTTAATACGTGAATGCGCTTCACAAATAGTGATGCGATAAAAATCTATTAATAGCAAATGCTCTAATGAAGAACAAAACGTTTTTTATACCAACTGCCAATAATTCAGCTAATGTAGATCCTAGGATGTTTTCCAGAAACCTATTTTGTCTACTGACCATATATCCCACCGGAAATTTCAGATAATGTCTTTGTCTTTATAAATTATTTATAAACCTTGAGAGGTAGATGTGTTAATGATTGACCGGGGGCTGAATCTGTTAAATTACTTTCTAATTCGAATGACTCCATTGATTCAATTCTAGAATACCTTTGTAGAAAGTTTGTAAGAATGACTTTTAATTCTAAACGCGCAAGTGGAGCACCCAGGCAAAAGTGAGGTCCGTTACCGAAAGTCAAATGCTTTTTATTATTTGGTCGATGAATATTATGGACAAACGGATCACTGAACATATTTTCATCCATATTTGCTGCACTCATCCAAGCTACAATAACGTCTCCTTTTTTTAAATTTACTCCTAATAAATTATTATCTTTCTTAACGGTACGATCTCTCCTGCTCATATGGAAACGATAACGTAACATTTCTTCAACAGCAGTAGGAATGAGATCTGGATTAGTACGTAAATCTGAATACAAATCTACGTCATCGTATAAAAGAGAATAAAAAGTAGTAGAAATCATATGACTAGTAGTTTCTATACCAGCTCCTAAGATCGCCATAGTCATTTCCACAATCTCCTGATCGGTAAGCTTTTCTCCATCAACTTCAGCATTAATCAGATCTGATATAATATCTTCTCCTGGATTTGTACGCTTTTGCATAATGATCGGAAGTAAATACGAAAAAAATTCCTGAATAGCGATGTTTTTTCTTTGATCAATTTTTTCTTGAATTTCCTTTTTATATGGTAAGAATAATATATCTACCCAGTTTTTAAATAATCCTATATCAGGTGAAGGGATTCCTAGTAAATCTGACATTACTATTGTAGGCAGAGGATTGGCTATACCACCAACAACATCAATCATTTCTTCGTCTCCCAATTGGTCTAATAGAACTTTAGCAGTTTGGTGAATGCGAGGTTCCCAATTTGCTAGACTTCGAGGTGTAAAGGCAGCTGCCAGTAACCCCCGTCCTTTTCTGTTTTTAGGTGGATCAAGTGCAAAGGAATTTACTTTACTGTCTTTCAAGTTGTCTTCACTAAATTTTACTGAGATCGTTGTACGATATCCTTCACTTGAAAAGTATTCATAATCGCTTAATACTCT harbors:
- a CDS encoding glycoside hydrolase family 18 protein — its product is MEKKYKVVGYAGDGSLPSIRTEDALKLTHLNVAFGHVRNDEIRIDHLKNLDRLEELKKVNPQLSILLSIGGWSAGGFSEAASTPEGRKLMAESAVKILKDHPFDGIDLDWEYPCYGEAGIHSSPSDKENFTYLLKEIRVALDGLGKETGKYYLLTIAAGADQYYIDGTEMNEVQKYLDYVQLMTYDMRGGFQTLTGHHTNLYTPTGDLFRISVNQSVNLFIQAGVPREKLVIGAAFYSRMWKDVPDKNNGVHQMTAGSGGYGPDYSQLAANYINVNGFTRFWDDEAKAPYLFDGSTFITYDDEESIQHKCEYVSKEELGGIMFWEYKCDNTYSLLDAMHKSLN
- a CDS encoding transglutaminase domain-containing protein, which gives rise to MVNNTQFISLDENTRLLVEEKFQYKRELAKAKEKELFGIFDETLTEDEELALKYVYAYMSLNDLADYDGTLFLEHVRKSLHIQSVVLWGARVPSSIFLDFVLPYRVNNENIEDVRGLLFEEIYPRVKDMSMEGAILETNHWCHEKANYIGNDRRTVSPLTLIRTALGRCGEQSTLAVTALRSIGIPARQVYTPLWAHSDSNHAWVEAWADGKWHFFGACEPEPKLNQGWFQKPAKRAMLIHTRINANYNGPEEVTLSHPWYSELNLTSLYADTKTIKVLITDGEGKPTNAKLQFQLFNFGALGTIIMMETDELGTVNITLGLGDIYISASGSLGWGFAKCNVKETDEITIALTTEIPSDTEVEFKMIPPSDIPDDTSIKVTEEEKALHTKRVKKGATIRANYEASFLNEHDAEELSRECLLPASRVWEVLRKARGNSHEIATFLQGYSKVYGEWSLRLLEVLNDKDLTDTFCPTLADHLKYAMKVKESTLKVLEDDIFVKYILRPRVDTEMITAYRAYFHEELGEENIQMFLTNPISLAETIENEIEVIQDINYYRGSATPAGSFKLKKGDPLSRDILFVALARSIGIPARLEPSDRRPQYFSDGTWQNVQFSDSTTKVEINTSEISDQIGTVLWEKDDTQDEAISYFRNFTIARFTKGSYQNLFYKFDETDYKKMELPKGHYRITTSTRLKDGTALILLRFFEVKAEEEVTVPLEFPKYESDVPVIAKANLECKVESIEGQSQMVTNHTGTNGTIFVWMEPDREPSKHLLREFREMKEEWESLDVSINCFISEEKWDAAHSIYSAGDLPNNLTFFKEKATYDALLVIGKDIPSSKVLGKEFPVVYVLDEKKRIRHISEGYKLGISREVVDVYKQISH
- a CDS encoding cytochrome P450 — translated: MKKEIISFEDIKVFTTRSEQFHPLNWYKHMLLNEPVSYNESSKTWNVFRYDDVKRVLSDYEYFSSEGYRTTISVKFSEDNLKDSKVNSFALDPPKNRKGRGLLAAAFTPRSLANWEPRIHQTAKVLLDQLGDEEMIDVVGGIANPLPTIVMSDLLGIPSPDIGLFKNWVDILFLPYKKEIQEKIDQRKNIAIQEFFSYLLPIIMQKRTNPGEDIISDLINAEVDGEKLTDQEIVEMTMAILGAGIETTSHMISTTFYSLLYDDVDLYSDLRTNPDLIPTAVEEMLRYRFHMSRRDRTVKKDNNLLGVNLKKGDVIVAWMSAANMDENMFSDPFVHNIHRPNNKKHLTFGNGPHFCLGAPLARLELKVILTNFLQRYSRIESMESFELESNLTDSAPGQSLTHLPLKVYK
- a CDS encoding SDR family oxidoreductase, whose amino-acid sequence is MNVFVVGANGQIGKHVIRLIQDKNKHTAVAMVRKEEQMAQFKEQGAKTVLLDLESSIDDIADAMKGADAVVFTAGSGGHTGADKTMMIDLDGAIKTMEAAKQAHVKRFVIISAIGVHQRDKWMSSAPYYSAAKHYADVWLENSGLDYTIIRPGGLTNNKGTGKVKVAINLERGEISREDVASAIVAALDNDHTIGKAFDMIGGVIPIEEALKTI
- a CDS encoding carbohydrate-binding family 9-like protein → MKNAIPEPTISTYSPNRYLCQKTNDKPNLNGRLDKLFWEKAPWSENFVDIEGNAKPIPTKQTRVKMLWDDEYFYFGAELIEDEIWATLTERDAVIFHDNDFEIFIDPDGDTHNYYEFEINALNTVWDLLLVKPYRDGGPSVNGWDINGMKTAVYLDGKLNDPSNKKNNRKWSIEVAMPWNILKECAKEGRPPKSGEFWRVNFSRVQWQVEVKDGKYVKKINPLTGKPFPEDNWVWSPMGIINMHYPELWGYVFFTDKPDKELLAIPEDESKKWQLRKVYYLERRHFSEHGSFTTDVGEELKRELPEEFKIETTSRTFLASLQSSEGNRRIYIREDGKVWEES
- a CDS encoding response regulator transcription factor codes for the protein MIEKEYSILIVDDELPIREELRMYDWSSYGVRLMDEAENGEEALEYCTKYKPDIVITDIYMPKMNGLQFIQRFKNIHPYAQVIILTTYSEFHLVQDALKLGAVDYLLKVAVDDHELERALTKAKDAFEREKSFFERKRKEKATLFYSKLKSKVREESSYYEQVLLPFPFFIVKFFVTNIKDIESLVEQEIHDVFNQYEQKCILKIKWLPLSAGENIMIIKSKPPEEWIREIINKIKHCLEEDLFYIERETHVFAVVSKLILNPQDLLTEFKKMETGDHFGFYERPDNVYYLDGLPNDSISEEDIETIELRRSDSEVSVDDTQRFIQGHLFQWANTTRIQPDELKAMAIKWLFHWYKKFNIQEESNDIVERLWNTYTISELIGLMLHEINKGQTVKKTRWEIAQAQSLIKENIAAPLSLTFIADKVDLSSHYLSRLFREEMGESFNEYITRCRMDKAIYLLQTTNMKVYEVANCVGIPNYRYFSVVFKKKTGKTPIEYKKV